The following are encoded in a window of Caballeronia sp. NK8 genomic DNA:
- a CDS encoding methyltransferase, TIGR04325 family, which translates to MLTAATFLAPIARRLGFSAEFNGSYGSWSDALAAAGGYDAPQILQTVHSSALRVKRGEAAFERDSVCFMHEEFRWPLLSCLLYIANARQNGLHVVDFGGSLGSLYFQHKKFLSATSGLMWSIVEQAEYVRVGRTDFEDDTLKFFATLDNASARSEIDITLYSGSLQYLEDPFDELRRAAALSAFVIVDRTPFIEAQQDRIAIQHARNSMYDGTYPHRFFSRQKFDRFMMELGFTMFCEWDGFDKTDADCRYQGVAYRGPVRR; encoded by the coding sequence GTGCTGACTGCCGCTACTTTTCTTGCGCCCATCGCGCGCCGACTCGGTTTCAGCGCCGAGTTCAACGGCAGCTATGGATCGTGGTCCGACGCGCTTGCCGCGGCCGGCGGTTACGATGCACCGCAGATTCTCCAGACGGTGCACAGTTCGGCGTTGCGGGTCAAACGAGGCGAAGCCGCTTTCGAGCGCGATTCGGTCTGTTTCATGCACGAGGAATTTCGCTGGCCTCTGCTGAGTTGTCTGCTCTACATAGCGAACGCCAGACAAAACGGCCTGCATGTCGTGGATTTCGGCGGATCGCTGGGCAGCCTCTATTTCCAGCACAAAAAGTTTCTGAGCGCGACGAGCGGCCTGATGTGGTCGATCGTCGAACAGGCGGAATACGTGCGCGTCGGGCGCACGGATTTCGAGGACGACACCCTGAAGTTCTTCGCCACGCTAGATAACGCATCGGCGCGAAGCGAAATCGACATCACGCTCTATTCCGGCTCGCTTCAGTATCTCGAAGATCCATTCGACGAGCTTCGCCGCGCCGCAGCCCTTTCAGCATTCGTCATAGTGGACCGCACGCCATTCATCGAAGCTCAGCAGGACCGTATCGCGATACAGCACGCACGCAATTCGATGTATGACGGAACCTATCCTCACCGCTTCTTCTCCAGGCAGAAGTTCGATCGCTTCATGATGGAACTCGGGTTCACCATGTTCTGCGAATGGGATGGATTCGACAAAACGGATGCGGATTGCCGATATCAGGGCGTTGCCTATCGGGGACCGGTTCGAAGATAG
- a CDS encoding glycosyltransferase has protein sequence MKTLHIIPSIEARYGGPAEALKRLATELRLCGHSVDIVCLDASAHADKTDDAAFDRVVRLGHYAGKYALSFRLVRWLSRHGRQYDAIVVDGIWQFHSAAAVFSLRPRNIPYFVMPHGMLDPWFNAGHPLKYAKKLVYWLFVERHVVGGAKGVLFTTESERELARKAFPLYRANENTMTIGTAPPPSIGASEVEKWRASGSSDNKKLILFLGRIHEKKGCDLLIRAFHEIRHAAGDYRLVIAGPDNNGLASKLRREAEQLGLAESITWLDMVKGTDKWSLLKAADVMVLPSHQENFGVVVAEALACGVPVLLTDKVGIWQEVVADGAGLADEDTQQGVTRLLMQWTRLPETEKTAMRAAAKQCFEHRFHVSRVAQNYIALMSGQIA, from the coding sequence TTGAAAACGCTTCATATCATTCCGTCCATCGAGGCACGGTATGGCGGCCCCGCCGAGGCGCTCAAGAGGCTCGCGACGGAACTCCGGCTCTGCGGACACAGCGTGGATATCGTTTGCCTCGATGCTTCGGCGCATGCCGATAAGACCGATGACGCCGCGTTCGATCGTGTCGTGCGCCTTGGCCACTATGCAGGCAAATACGCGCTGAGCTTTCGGCTGGTTCGATGGCTCAGCCGGCACGGCAGACAATACGATGCGATCGTGGTGGACGGCATCTGGCAGTTTCACAGCGCGGCGGCGGTGTTCTCGCTGCGTCCGCGAAACATCCCTTATTTCGTGATGCCGCACGGCATGCTGGACCCGTGGTTCAACGCCGGTCATCCGCTGAAGTACGCAAAGAAGCTCGTTTACTGGCTGTTCGTGGAACGGCATGTTGTCGGTGGCGCGAAGGGCGTGCTGTTCACCACCGAAAGCGAGCGCGAACTGGCGCGCAAAGCTTTCCCGCTTTATCGGGCGAATGAAAACACGATGACCATCGGCACGGCGCCACCGCCTTCGATCGGTGCGAGCGAGGTCGAGAAATGGCGCGCTTCCGGCTCATCGGACAACAAAAAGCTGATACTTTTTCTCGGGCGAATCCACGAAAAGAAAGGATGCGATTTGCTGATCCGCGCCTTTCACGAAATTCGGCACGCGGCTGGGGACTATCGACTCGTCATCGCCGGGCCGGACAACAATGGCCTCGCTTCGAAGCTGCGTCGTGAAGCGGAACAACTCGGGCTCGCGGAAAGCATCACCTGGCTGGACATGGTGAAGGGCACCGACAAGTGGTCGTTGTTGAAAGCGGCGGATGTCATGGTCTTGCCGTCGCATCAGGAGAATTTCGGTGTGGTGGTGGCCGAAGCGCTCGCGTGCGGCGTGCCGGTGCTTCTGACCGACAAGGTCGGAATCTGGCAGGAGGTCGTAGCCGATGGCGCCGGTCTCGCGGACGAAGACACGCAGCAGGGCGTGACGCGGCTCCTGATGCAATGGACGCGCTTACCGGAAACAGAAAAGACCGCGATGAGGGCAGCGGCGAAGCAGTGCTTCGAGCATCGCTTTCATGTTTCACGCGTGGCTCAGAACTATATCGCGTTGATGAGCGGTCAAATTGCGTGA
- a CDS encoding glycosyltransferase WbuB: MKVLMFSLNYAPEVTGVGKYSSEMAEWLALRGHTVRVITASPYYPEWRVQSGYNPRTYMTECINNVSVIRVPFWCPKRPSGLKRVLHLMSFSLFAIPAAIKQITWRPQAVWLVEPPLFASPVALLAARIASASCWLHVQDYEVDAAFRLGILKGQAAKRLALRIEKWLMSRADVVSTPSAAMTRLAVQKGVPCEKAFTFPNWVDMQHAHPDSQLSSYRAQLAIDYGVRVVLYSGNLGLKQGLEIIAEAAALLTWRRDIMFVICGAGPAKAFLLDKARDLPNVKFLDLQPKDRFNELMALADMHVLPQRADAADIVMPSKLGAMLSSNRPVIATANQGTELWDVVNEVGLAIEPESPKALSHAILRLADDQPLRERLGALGRQYAASNLSKESILLQFEARLRSSVTARRGVGDEATTI; this comes from the coding sequence ATGAAAGTGCTGATGTTCTCGCTCAACTATGCGCCCGAAGTCACCGGGGTTGGAAAATACTCGTCCGAAATGGCGGAATGGCTCGCATTGCGCGGCCATACGGTGCGCGTCATTACCGCGTCGCCGTACTATCCCGAGTGGCGCGTGCAGTCCGGCTACAATCCGCGCACTTATATGACCGAGTGCATCAACAATGTCTCCGTCATACGCGTTCCGTTCTGGTGCCCGAAGCGTCCATCCGGTCTGAAGCGCGTATTGCATCTGATGAGCTTTTCGCTCTTCGCCATTCCGGCCGCGATAAAGCAGATCACGTGGCGTCCTCAGGCCGTATGGCTCGTCGAACCGCCTTTGTTCGCTTCTCCCGTCGCATTGTTGGCTGCGCGCATTGCCAGCGCTTCATGCTGGCTTCATGTTCAGGACTATGAGGTCGATGCCGCTTTTCGCCTTGGCATACTGAAAGGCCAGGCTGCGAAACGGCTCGCCCTGCGTATCGAAAAATGGCTGATGTCCCGTGCCGATGTGGTTTCCACGCCGTCCGCCGCAATGACACGGCTCGCCGTGCAAAAGGGCGTCCCTTGCGAAAAGGCCTTTACGTTTCCGAACTGGGTCGATATGCAGCACGCGCACCCGGATAGCCAGCTTAGCTCGTATCGCGCGCAACTCGCCATCGACTATGGCGTACGGGTCGTGCTCTATTCGGGAAATCTCGGGCTCAAGCAAGGTCTGGAAATCATTGCGGAGGCCGCGGCGCTTCTGACGTGGCGCAGAGACATCATGTTCGTGATTTGCGGCGCGGGACCCGCAAAAGCGTTTCTGCTCGACAAGGCGCGCGATCTGCCGAATGTGAAGTTTCTCGATCTGCAACCGAAGGATCGCTTCAACGAACTGATGGCGCTTGCGGACATGCACGTCCTTCCACAACGCGCCGATGCCGCGGATATCGTCATGCCGTCGAAACTCGGCGCGATGTTGTCGAGCAATCGCCCTGTGATTGCAACGGCAAATCAAGGCACCGAGCTATGGGACGTCGTGAACGAGGTGGGACTCGCGATCGAACCCGAGTCGCCGAAAGCCTTGTCGCACGCCATCCTTCGCCTCGCCGACGACCAGCCGCTTCGCGAGCGTCTCGGCGCGCTCGGCCGGCAATATGCGGCGTCCAATCTATCGAAGGAGTCGATTCTTCTGCAATTCGAGGCGCGACTTCGCAGCTCGGTCACCGCAAGGCGCGGCGTCGGCGACGAAGCGACGACGATCTAG
- a CDS encoding MATE family efflux transporter, protein MPLQERSFARAPASVLRHCFRRLPFGVGASEGRDRERYLRAARSAACNSVSAALGFAVVVLSVSFTLPYLGQERFGIWMTISSLAVMLQVLDLGVANGLVNLVADAKTSDDHEALQTIVTRGIVLLTGIGVAAGGVLIGVMMLLDFQHLLKIESPEVAREAVLSTFTFIALFCVNIPLGGVRKVFFGLQRAWEPHTVAAIGYLCSLPLLYLCARSHAPMPYLVLCTYGVQVATAIILLVRLYLERMFRLRRGIWSGSGLRDCTALMRTGGVFLILQIGMICGNACDPLIVSHILGASEVARLAVAQRLFQAITVAMLMLSGPLWGLYADARSRGEKKFIRNTLKLSMCVTTGTALFMSALILALSPWLLKVWTGSHLDVPIELRCAAAVLAVVEAMANAFTIFLNGVSELRPQLLAVLVFCAVSVPLKIYLLTKFGTVDWVIWSTIIASIVADYIVYIGLFRKRILAHASLGPTA, encoded by the coding sequence ATGCCGCTTCAAGAACGTTCCTTCGCACGCGCGCCCGCATCCGTTTTGCGACACTGCTTTCGTCGACTGCCATTCGGCGTCGGCGCGTCGGAAGGGCGCGACAGGGAACGCTATCTACGGGCCGCGCGCTCGGCTGCCTGCAATTCGGTGAGCGCGGCATTGGGCTTTGCCGTCGTGGTGCTATCGGTATCCTTTACGCTTCCGTATCTCGGACAAGAGCGCTTCGGCATCTGGATGACGATATCGAGCCTCGCCGTCATGCTTCAGGTGCTGGACCTCGGCGTAGCGAACGGGCTCGTCAATCTCGTGGCGGATGCCAAGACGTCCGACGATCATGAAGCCCTTCAGACGATCGTCACGCGCGGCATCGTGCTGCTCACCGGGATCGGCGTTGCGGCGGGAGGCGTACTGATCGGCGTCATGATGCTGCTGGACTTTCAGCACCTGCTCAAGATCGAGTCGCCGGAAGTGGCTCGGGAGGCCGTGCTGTCGACTTTCACTTTCATCGCGCTGTTTTGCGTGAACATTCCGCTCGGTGGCGTAAGAAAGGTCTTTTTTGGCCTGCAGCGAGCGTGGGAGCCGCATACGGTTGCGGCGATCGGATATCTTTGCTCGCTGCCGCTGCTCTATCTTTGTGCGCGCTCCCACGCGCCCATGCCCTATCTCGTTCTTTGCACCTATGGCGTGCAGGTCGCGACCGCGATCATTCTTCTGGTGCGGCTCTATCTGGAGCGCATGTTTCGGCTCCGTCGCGGCATCTGGAGCGGCAGCGGTTTGCGTGACTGCACCGCGCTGATGCGAACCGGCGGCGTATTCCTCATTCTCCAGATCGGGATGATATGCGGCAACGCGTGTGATCCGTTGATCGTGTCGCATATTCTCGGCGCGAGCGAAGTCGCGAGACTGGCCGTCGCGCAGCGGCTGTTTCAGGCCATCACCGTGGCCATGCTGATGTTATCGGGCCCGTTGTGGGGTCTTTATGCCGATGCACGATCGCGCGGTGAAAAGAAATTCATCAGGAACACGCTGAAGTTATCCATGTGCGTGACGACGGGCACGGCGCTTTTCATGAGCGCGCTGATCCTCGCCTTGTCGCCGTGGTTGCTGAAGGTATGGACCGGGAGTCACCTCGACGTGCCGATCGAACTGCGATGTGCTGCGGCGGTGCTGGCCGTGGTCGAAGCCATGGCCAATGCCTTCACGATCTTTCTCAATGGTGTGAGCGAGTTGCGGCCGCAGTTGCTCGCCGTGCTCGTGTTCTGCGCGGTGTCGGTTCCGCTCAAGATCTATCTGCTGACGAAGTTCGGCACGGTGGACTGGGTTATCTGGTCGACGATCATTGCCAGTATCGTGGCTGATTACATCGTATATATAGGGCTTTTCAGAAAGCGAATTCTTGCCCATGCATCGCTTGGGCCGACGGCGTAA
- a CDS encoding glycosyltransferase family 1 protein, with protein MHSFSGTSNMLFKRAAASATYDRDLSVPRYASHRAEYQELTNGADRVLNRFKIRPIRMVVLLEQDNSTGGGFQQATNAALLLKRLPPELCSVTFVTTRRSAIEELRLNGVDAHYLPIRQWQRLLARVHVMWRQLNPPSLFKRRIHFNWLDRSLRDMNADLVYFTCPSYLALVTAQFSYLFTVWDLAHRDEVDFPEVRSGGEFERREQIYQQALKKATGIIVDSQAGHDNVVRRYGVDADRVHVIPFSPATGTLLPEHELGQPDRHIDVKAEYGLDCDYIYYPAQFWPHKNHVYLLRGLRSLEDRFGIRLGAVFSGRDLGNLAHVRSVAADLRLTDRIRFAGFVPDREVASLYRQAIALVMPTYFGPTNLPPYEAFQLGVPVLYSDLRNLREQVGDAGLLIDLLNPDSMADALQTLMNDPHLREMLIERGKQRIGSLTDDRRLSVIANALEAFRARRMCWPAIDASSSMKAEG; from the coding sequence ATGCATTCCTTCTCGGGGACCTCAAACATGCTGTTCAAGCGAGCCGCTGCGAGCGCTACCTACGATCGTGATCTGTCCGTTCCCCGGTACGCTAGCCACCGCGCCGAGTATCAGGAACTCACGAACGGCGCGGATCGCGTTCTGAACCGATTCAAGATCCGGCCCATCCGGATGGTGGTTTTGCTCGAGCAGGACAATTCGACGGGTGGTGGATTCCAGCAGGCGACGAATGCCGCGCTTCTGCTCAAGCGTCTGCCGCCCGAACTCTGCAGCGTGACGTTCGTGACGACGCGTCGGTCGGCGATCGAAGAATTGCGTCTCAACGGCGTCGACGCTCATTACCTTCCGATCCGACAATGGCAACGACTCCTCGCACGCGTGCATGTGATGTGGCGTCAGTTGAATCCACCATCGTTATTCAAGCGGCGAATCCATTTCAACTGGCTGGATCGGTCTCTGCGAGATATGAACGCCGATCTCGTCTATTTCACTTGTCCGTCGTACCTTGCGCTCGTGACCGCGCAGTTCAGTTATCTCTTCACGGTCTGGGATCTCGCGCATCGGGATGAGGTGGACTTTCCCGAAGTGCGATCCGGTGGAGAATTCGAACGTCGCGAGCAGATTTATCAGCAGGCGTTGAAGAAGGCGACGGGCATCATCGTGGATTCGCAGGCCGGTCACGATAACGTCGTCCGGCGTTATGGCGTCGATGCGGATAGGGTTCATGTGATTCCCTTTTCTCCCGCCACCGGTACGCTGCTACCCGAGCACGAACTCGGCCAGCCGGATCGCCATATCGACGTCAAGGCCGAGTACGGTCTGGACTGCGACTACATTTACTATCCCGCGCAATTCTGGCCGCACAAGAATCACGTGTATTTGCTGCGAGGACTACGCAGCCTGGAAGATCGATTTGGGATTCGCCTGGGCGCTGTATTCTCGGGTCGCGACCTCGGCAATCTCGCTCATGTCCGGTCCGTCGCGGCCGATCTCAGGCTGACCGACAGGATTCGCTTCGCCGGCTTCGTACCTGATCGCGAAGTGGCGAGCCTTTATCGTCAGGCAATCGCATTGGTTATGCCTACCTATTTCGGCCCGACGAATCTCCCCCCTTATGAAGCATTTCAGCTCGGCGTCCCGGTGCTTTATTCGGACCTCAGGAATCTGCGCGAGCAGGTGGGCGACGCGGGCCTTCTTATCGACCTGCTGAACCCTGACTCGATGGCCGACGCGCTTCAGACGCTCATGAACGATCCGCACTTGAGAGAGATGCTGATCGAGCGAGGAAAACAGCGTATCGGATCGCTCACGGATGACCGGCGGCTTTCGGTTATCGCGAATGCTTTGGAGGCGTTTCGCGCACGCCGGATGTGCTGGCCGGCTATCGACGCGAGCTCGTCCATGAAAGCCGAGGGATGA
- a CDS encoding GlxA family transcriptional regulator encodes MNDSAVIKHVGIILYDGFSLLAAGMFAEALHVANELQSEGASRSLTYRVNLVSARGGTVSCSSSMSVWTEQLAGRHFDSLDNLFVAGGSGVARASADDGLIDLLRRVSAKSVKITAIGNGHMLLSAAGVGPREWPSMKQDIHPRSTTDILPEYERDQALMTSLALLKRDLGAELAVRVADRLGSGADLSLASTLEQMYDTTLAEKARASARWLVRNCAKPISVVDAARMSSMSERNFLRLFKREIGVTPSKYLLRARLDLTCKLLESSDLPVDKIARRTGLSNGERLSKLFRKEFSMSPTEYRGRSRQKR; translated from the coding sequence GTGAATGATTCAGCGGTGATCAAGCATGTCGGCATTATCTTGTATGACGGATTTTCGTTGCTCGCCGCGGGCATGTTCGCCGAGGCGCTGCATGTGGCGAACGAACTCCAATCCGAGGGCGCGAGCCGTTCGCTGACGTATCGCGTGAATCTCGTATCGGCTCGCGGCGGAACGGTCTCGTGCTCGTCTTCGATGTCCGTCTGGACCGAACAACTCGCCGGCCGTCATTTCGATAGCCTCGATAACCTCTTCGTTGCCGGGGGTAGCGGAGTGGCGCGCGCCTCCGCGGATGACGGGCTCATCGATCTATTGCGACGTGTCAGCGCGAAGAGCGTGAAGATTACCGCTATCGGCAATGGTCACATGCTTTTGTCGGCGGCAGGTGTGGGACCACGCGAATGGCCTTCGATGAAACAGGACATTCATCCCCGGTCGACGACCGATATTCTTCCAGAGTACGAACGCGATCAAGCCTTGATGACGTCGCTTGCGTTGCTCAAAAGGGATCTGGGCGCGGAACTGGCGGTGCGCGTGGCGGACCGTCTCGGCTCGGGCGCGGACCTCTCTCTCGCGAGCACATTGGAGCAAATGTACGACACGACGCTCGCGGAGAAAGCGCGCGCGTCGGCGCGCTGGCTCGTGCGCAACTGCGCAAAGCCGATCTCCGTAGTCGACGCGGCGCGGATGTCTTCGATGAGCGAGCGCAACTTCCTGCGTCTCTTCAAGCGTGAAATCGGCGTCACGCCGTCGAAGTATCTGCTTCGCGCGCGTCTGGACCTCACGTGCAAATTGCTCGAGAGTAGCGATCTGCCGGTCGACAAGATCGCGCGCCGGACGGGGCTCAGCAACGGAGAAAGACTCTCGAAGCTGTTTCGCAAGGAGTTCTCGATGTCCCCGACCGAATATCGCGGACGAAGCCGGCAGAAGCGTTGA
- a CDS encoding DapH/DapD/GlmU-related protein translates to MASELFTDERVSTDTTPSREGNDDRIIDLGRAGKGNYAKVRSSFIEALWFVVEASVINNKLVPFSVLRVALLRLFGARIGSGCRFVHPVRVKAPWNLVVGDHCWFGVNAWIYNQAPIHIGSHVCISQGAFLTTGSHAMSTTMDLRVAPIVIEDGVWITANCVVQMGVTIGRSAVVTPLSVVHRSLEPEGVYGGNPCRFIRKRFD, encoded by the coding sequence ATGGCATCGGAACTGTTTACCGACGAACGCGTGTCGACCGACACAACGCCTTCGCGCGAAGGGAACGATGATCGCATCATCGATCTGGGCCGCGCAGGCAAGGGCAATTATGCAAAGGTGCGCTCGTCTTTCATCGAAGCGTTATGGTTTGTCGTCGAGGCCAGCGTCATCAATAACAAGCTCGTGCCATTCTCCGTCCTGCGCGTTGCGCTTTTGCGGCTATTTGGCGCAAGGATCGGCTCGGGTTGCCGTTTCGTGCATCCGGTGCGCGTGAAAGCGCCCTGGAATCTCGTGGTCGGCGATCACTGCTGGTTCGGCGTGAATGCGTGGATCTACAACCAGGCGCCGATTCACATTGGCTCGCACGTCTGCATTTCCCAGGGCGCTTTCCTCACGACCGGATCGCATGCCATGAGCACGACGATGGATCTGCGCGTCGCGCCTATCGTCATCGAAGACGGCGTGTGGATCACGGCGAACTGCGTCGTGCAGATGGGCGTCACGATCGGCCGTTCGGCCGTGGTCACGCCACTATCCGTCGTGCATCGTTCGCTCGAGCCTGAAGGCGTCTACGGCGGCAACCCATGCCGCTTCATTCGCAAGCGCTTCGATTGA
- a CDS encoding glycosyl hydrolase family 28-related protein, whose translation MVQLWRKWQAAGEALKTRRRALTKILVACCGVLAVGAQARRAESAKDLPAQQQGSSGPMQLAESLSPEDRIVVVRNSLLQARIGEVSGYILSEGPIQGYARLRQYAGTLTHLVVSQQSAGHRGSDTACYWLDPDDASSADNGGTIIVSKSGKRWKRVFEGDIHARWFGAQGDGTTDDTDAINRAVAFAGSRYASTGRAQRVVLDNGTYRVAAVSGTLAIPCHDDGQSRSSKDRKLSPEPASRQSYCVGVWPGVKLCGINAVVKGAYRYGMADARQPITFGVLDGHELVFESGLEDLTFIDCFIAFAALSSTLACCAFEKLRFLGCGIGVYAAVLEQCMFSNIEAQRTGVPILVGGQWADRNDDYNERGGFADKCTFINVRNIYERAYGDDERRIDTWFDATFFKTRNNESRLGTQLNAASQARAYPYRGICGFCIRVMSRYARPSNENVFMQISHAMSPRPAVLVDACQSAVFNGVYLERVGYRDNPRRSGPVGAGWDDPYLGNGVVVPAFIGTLDVSSSVFGVNVQQAYGACAIQSDGPIAPVQSWDCTLRDAQDRFTLGAARFDGDVTIRGGALRAVEQVRHDIGGSGLFSMAFDSDSFDTGVPVRADDRAHAVIVLVSRDANGSGHASTGLYLLNLSQRGAGEPVRTLVSGSDLVRFAVSRKGTLKLIAANAGAHRVFMLGNRPFE comes from the coding sequence ATGGTCCAGTTATGGAGAAAGTGGCAGGCGGCCGGCGAGGCGCTGAAAACCAGACGCCGCGCACTGACGAAAATTCTCGTCGCGTGTTGCGGCGTGTTGGCGGTGGGTGCGCAAGCGCGTCGTGCGGAATCAGCCAAGGATCTGCCCGCGCAGCAGCAGGGCTCATCCGGTCCGATGCAGCTCGCGGAAAGTCTTTCACCCGAGGACAGAATCGTCGTCGTCAGGAATTCGCTCCTGCAGGCGCGCATAGGCGAAGTCTCCGGATACATCCTTTCAGAAGGGCCGATTCAGGGTTATGCAAGGCTGCGCCAGTATGCCGGGACGCTCACGCACCTCGTCGTGTCTCAGCAATCGGCGGGTCATCGCGGCTCGGATACGGCGTGCTATTGGCTCGATCCGGATGACGCATCGAGTGCGGACAATGGCGGCACGATCATCGTATCGAAGTCGGGAAAGCGCTGGAAGCGCGTGTTCGAGGGCGATATCCACGCCAGGTGGTTCGGTGCGCAAGGAGACGGGACGACCGATGACACCGATGCCATCAACCGCGCGGTCGCGTTCGCGGGCTCACGCTATGCCTCGACGGGGCGCGCACAGCGCGTAGTGCTCGACAACGGGACGTATCGCGTAGCGGCCGTGTCGGGAACGCTCGCCATTCCCTGCCATGATGACGGGCAGAGTCGAAGCTCCAAAGACAGGAAGCTTTCGCCGGAGCCGGCATCGCGTCAATCCTATTGCGTGGGCGTATGGCCCGGCGTGAAGCTATGTGGAATCAATGCCGTGGTGAAGGGCGCATATCGCTACGGCATGGCGGACGCGCGGCAGCCGATCACCTTTGGCGTGCTGGATGGTCACGAACTCGTGTTTGAAAGCGGACTCGAGGATCTCACTTTCATCGATTGCTTTATCGCTTTTGCGGCCCTTTCCTCGACGCTGGCATGTTGCGCCTTCGAAAAGCTCCGCTTTCTCGGATGCGGCATCGGCGTCTATGCCGCTGTGCTCGAACAATGCATGTTCAGCAATATCGAAGCGCAGAGGACGGGCGTGCCGATCCTCGTCGGAGGTCAATGGGCCGATCGCAACGACGACTACAACGAGCGCGGCGGCTTCGCGGACAAGTGCACCTTCATCAATGTGCGCAACATCTACGAGCGCGCTTATGGCGATGACGAACGACGTATCGACACCTGGTTCGATGCCACGTTCTTCAAGACGCGGAACAATGAATCGAGACTCGGCACGCAACTCAACGCTGCATCGCAGGCGAGGGCGTATCCGTACCGGGGTATCTGCGGCTTCTGCATTCGCGTGATGTCGCGATATGCGCGTCCCTCGAACGAAAACGTCTTCATGCAGATATCGCACGCAATGTCGCCCCGGCCCGCCGTGCTCGTCGATGCGTGTCAGTCCGCCGTCTTCAACGGGGTCTATCTGGAGCGTGTCGGTTATCGCGACAATCCGCGGCGAAGCGGACCTGTCGGTGCGGGCTGGGACGATCCTTATCTGGGAAATGGCGTAGTCGTTCCGGCATTCATCGGAACGCTCGACGTCTCGTCCTCTGTCTTCGGCGTCAACGTCCAGCAAGCTTACGGCGCATGCGCCATTCAGTCGGATGGTCCGATCGCGCCCGTGCAGTCGTGGGACTGCACGCTCAGGGACGCGCAGGATCGCTTTACGTTGGGCGCGGCGCGCTTCGACGGCGATGTGACGATACGCGGTGGAGCGCTTCGTGCGGTGGAGCAGGTCAGACACGACATCGGCGGATCGGGTCTCTTCAGCATGGCCTTCGATTCAGACAGCTTTGACACGGGCGTGCCAGTCCGCGCGGATGACAGGGCGCACGCCGTGATCGTGCTCGTGTCGCGCGACGCGAATGGGTCCGGTCATGCATCGACGGGCCTGTATCTGCTGAATCTGTCGCAACGAGGCGCAGGCGAGCCGGTCCGAACGCTCGTGTCGGGAAGCGATCTCGTGCGCTTTGCGGTCAGTAGAAAAGGAACGCTCAAGCTCATTGCCGCGAATGCAGGCGCGCATCGCGTGTTCATGCTTGGCAATCGTCCGTTCGAATAG